One segment of Proteus appendicitidis DNA contains the following:
- a CDS encoding integrase domain-containing protein: MPKLIKPLTDTEIKAAKPHDKDYSLYDGDGLNLLVKATGRKVWQFRYSRPLDSKRAKLTFGAYPSLSLKNARDLRDNARALIANKIDPQDHARELQQKNQEAKINTFKAVAQMWFDVKKTTVTADYANDIWRSLEKDIFPTIGSIAVTEIKARTLVQAIEPIQARGALETVRRICQRINEIMIYAMNVGFIDAAPSVNISKAFEKPQKKHMPSIRPEKLPELMLTIRQANIELSTRYLFLWQLLTLTRPAEASGTRWDEISIEQRLWHIPASRMKMNREHTIPLSEQAINILELMKPVSGHREFVFPSRIKPTQPMNSQTVNAALKRAGFGGVLVSHGLRAIGSTALNEQGFQADVIEAALAHVDKNEVRRAYNRSDYIEQRKPMMQWWADFITAADSGSVMSNGIRGLRAVV, from the coding sequence ATGCCAAAGTTAATCAAACCACTAACGGATACTGAAATTAAAGCAGCAAAGCCACATGATAAAGATTACTCTCTTTATGATGGTGATGGTTTAAACCTGTTAGTAAAAGCTACAGGCCGCAAAGTTTGGCAGTTTCGATATTCTCGCCCACTTGATAGTAAACGAGCTAAACTGACATTTGGCGCTTATCCTTCCCTCTCATTAAAAAATGCCAGAGATTTACGCGATAATGCTAGAGCTTTAATTGCTAACAAAATCGACCCTCAAGATCACGCAAGAGAATTACAACAAAAAAACCAAGAAGCTAAAATAAATACATTTAAGGCTGTAGCTCAAATGTGGTTCGATGTAAAAAAGACCACTGTAACGGCTGACTACGCTAATGATATTTGGCGCTCACTAGAAAAAGATATTTTTCCAACAATTGGTTCTATTGCAGTAACTGAGATAAAAGCGCGAACTTTAGTACAAGCTATTGAGCCAATCCAAGCTCGTGGAGCACTTGAAACTGTCAGGCGCATTTGTCAAAGGATCAATGAAATTATGATCTATGCAATGAATGTTGGTTTTATTGATGCCGCTCCAAGTGTCAACATCAGTAAGGCATTTGAAAAACCACAGAAAAAACATATGCCAAGTATACGCCCAGAAAAATTACCTGAGTTAATGCTCACAATAAGACAAGCGAATATTGAATTATCAACTCGTTATCTTTTTTTATGGCAGTTACTGACACTAACACGCCCAGCCGAAGCTTCTGGCACTCGGTGGGATGAAATAAGCATCGAACAACGATTATGGCATATCCCCGCAAGTAGAATGAAAATGAATAGAGAACATACGATTCCTTTGTCTGAACAAGCCATTAATATCTTAGAGCTTATGAAGCCAGTAAGTGGCCATAGAGAATTTGTTTTTCCAAGTAGAATAAAACCAACTCAGCCAATGAATAGTCAAACCGTTAATGCAGCCTTAAAAAGAGCTGGCTTTGGCGGTGTATTAGTTTCTCATGGTTTAAGAGCTATTGGCAGTACCGCACTTAATGAACAAGGATTTCAAGCTGATGTGATCGAAGCTGCTTTAGCCCATGTTGATAAAAATGAAGTTAGGCGAGCATATAATCGAAGTGATTACATAGAACAGCGTAAACCTATGATGCAATGGTGGGCTGATTTTATTACTGCAGCTGATAGTGGCAGCGTAATGAGTAATGGCATTCGTGGATTGAGAGCTGTGGTATGA
- the bamE gene encoding outer membrane protein assembly factor BamE, producing MRFKLLKVAALSLVVMTSGCSMFERLVYHPDINQGNYLTPAEVAKVQQGMTQQQVQFALGTPMLKDPFGSQTWYYVFREEPGHQKVRQETLTLTFDSNGILTKIDKQGNMPNFSAPETKS from the coding sequence ATGCGTTTTAAACTGTTAAAAGTTGCCGCCTTATCTTTAGTCGTAATGACTTCAGGTTGCTCTATGTTCGAGAGACTGGTTTATCACCCAGATATCAATCAGGGAAATTATTTAACGCCAGCCGAAGTCGCAAAAGTTCAGCAAGGAATGACACAGCAGCAAGTTCAATTTGCCCTTGGTACGCCAATGCTTAAAGATCCTTTCGGAAGTCAGACTTGGTATTATGTTTTCCGTGAAGAGCCTGGTCATCAGAAAGTACGTCAAGAGACGCTGACCCTGACTTTTGATAGTAATGGCATACTGACTAAGATTGATAAACAAGGCAATATGCCTAACTTCTCAGCGCCTGAAACAAAATCGTAA
- a CDS encoding SRPBCC family protein produces MPQISRSALVPFSTEQMFKLVNDVLTYPDFLPGCVGSKLIKSTPEEMIASINVSKAGISKTFTTHNFLKTNERVDMRLVDGPFRKLTGGWVFTALDDNACKIEFQLDFEFTNKLIELAFGRIFKDLTNNMVQAFTLRAKEIYRD; encoded by the coding sequence ATGCCTCAGATTAGTCGATCTGCTCTTGTCCCTTTTAGCACAGAGCAAATGTTTAAACTGGTTAATGATGTTCTTACTTACCCTGATTTTCTACCAGGATGCGTTGGAAGTAAACTGATCAAAAGCACTCCAGAGGAAATGATTGCATCAATAAATGTCTCTAAAGCGGGAATTAGTAAAACATTTACTACCCATAACTTTTTAAAGACTAATGAACGTGTTGATATGCGTCTTGTTGATGGTCCCTTTCGTAAATTAACTGGAGGATGGGTGTTTACCGCACTTGATGATAATGCGTGTAAAATAGAATTTCAGCTAGACTTTGAGTTCACTAATAAATTAATTGAGTTGGCTTTTGGACGTATTTTTAAGGATTTAACGAATAATATGGTTCAAGCATTTACTCTCAGAGCGAAAGAGATCTATCGTGACTAA
- a CDS encoding RnfH family protein encodes MTKISVEVTYALPDKQYLIPVELTLGDTVEQAIIASNILTICNDIDLTKNKVGIYSRPAKLSDNVRDGDRVEIYRPLIADPKEMRRKRAEKARQKAD; translated from the coding sequence GTGACTAAAATATCGGTAGAGGTAACCTATGCGTTGCCCGACAAACAGTACCTTATCCCTGTTGAATTAACATTAGGGGACACTGTTGAACAAGCCATAATTGCTTCAAATATCTTAACGATTTGTAATGATATTGATTTAACTAAGAACAAAGTGGGCATTTATAGCCGACCTGCAAAGTTAAGCGATAATGTGCGAGACGGTGATAGAGTTGAAATTTATCGACCTTTAATTGCTGATCCTAAAGAAATGCGTCGTAAACGTGCTGAGAAAGCACGACAAAAAGCGGATTAA
- the smpB gene encoding SsrA-binding protein SmpB produces the protein MTKKKSHKPGSATIALNKRARHEYFIEDEIEAGLALQGWEVKSLRAGKANISDSYVIMRDGEAYLFGATITPLNVASSHVVCDPTRTRKLLLKQRELDNLYGQINRDGYTVVALSLYWKNAWCKIKIGVAKGKKDHDKRETIKDREWKLDKARIMKNANR, from the coding sequence ATGACAAAGAAAAAATCACACAAACCAGGTTCTGCGACCATTGCGTTAAACAAACGCGCTCGCCATGAATATTTCATCGAAGATGAGATAGAAGCGGGCTTGGCGCTCCAAGGCTGGGAAGTTAAATCACTGCGAGCCGGTAAAGCAAACATCAGTGATAGCTATGTTATCATGCGTGATGGCGAAGCTTATCTTTTTGGTGCAACGATTACGCCTTTAAATGTTGCATCAAGCCATGTCGTTTGTGATCCGACACGTACCCGTAAACTATTATTAAAACAGCGTGAACTTGATAACCTTTATGGTCAAATCAACCGTGATGGTTATACCGTTGTTGCACTTTCTCTTTATTGGAAAAACGCTTGGTGCAAAATCAAAATTGGCGTTGCAAAAGGTAAAAAAGATCACGATAAACGTGAAACCATTAAAGATCGTGAGTGGAAATTAGACAAAGCACGTATTATGAAAAATGCTAACCGCTAA